In Flavivirga abyssicola, the following are encoded in one genomic region:
- a CDS encoding T9SS type B sorting domain-containing protein, with amino-acid sequence MHLLASYKKILLIFIIAFTTQAYSQLSKTHYIPPLTSAEFGNANPEDQYIYVSTPSASDIPFTIKPVGQPNSSYITGNVSNTNPQQISLGSGNGQLFIPSSQTSTVVNNKGYIIEAESTIYVSVRMNAGGGAQAGALVSKGLSALGTTFRVGSYTNENPQDNYLNFVSVMATEDNTQVTFSNLPAGLVIKNYSGTTPINTTLNKGESYTIATNSSSSVINRDGLIGSLISSDKPIVVNCGSANGSFGGGGGRDYGIDQIVDVSKVGTEYIFVRGDGSNDWENVLIVAHTDNTSISINGNVPIATINAGSYYVIEGNQYNTNGNMYVETSQPAFAYQGVGGLGNSGTSSEANQGMFFVPPLSCEARGNLDNIANIQNIGNTIYAGGITIVTKVGATVTINNAPISVASNTVPGKPDYITYKIKGLSGNISVQSSDELYCAYFNYNGAATSGSFYSGFPSAPEINFDAQFATLGNCIPNITLEAANTQNFDSFEWWFDDGTGFQNQFISTPTLTPMVPGKYKLIGIITCTLERLESAEVPVSICPDDIDNDGIIDNIDIDNDNDGILNCTESRGNVTINIANINSPQLIFQDSSVDTSITSSSFSQNNSSGSTTNTITGTNVGGFTSIVQPASSAESTYALIFTEPVNVKLEEDTAITHVITSGESFIAKILPVNKNITLIDPDNRLLIDSNFDGVFETGITQISGSEIHYKINPSPLGNTPYQFFANQVDGFSFIHKLSNTTTASTYSGTISLTCFKKDTDLDGIKDELDLDSDNDGLPDIIENNGALVTLSNIDVDTNGLDDIFDINGIPLDSDSDTIFDFYDLDSDNDGIYDLIESGQLGTLSDTNLDGIEDGPTYGINGWADAAETAPDSNIIGYIPNDLDNDSVLSYIDLDSDGDTCSDVIEAGFSDANGDDLLGDNLVTTNAFGLVTNASDGYTIPNSDYLDAAPISILTQPSNTVVCESSNTTISISTSTIDTIQWEISTDGINWNTISDNVIYSGSQTTNLNITSTPLSLDTYQYRAFLNVTGNSCGLYSDAIELTVNPLPIINSPVVLIQCDDEDPTTLGYSPFNLTEANNEISTNASNETFTYFLTQADAISGNTTSPDYIVDPTTFINRSISSDVIWARVESSMGCVQTAEIQLNVSTTVIPSTFLVTFNQCDDFLDINGLDTVNNDDRDGIATFDFSSVTTTIINSIPPGQNPLPPRYYRNETDALAEINEITNITSYRNIGYPGSQFIYVRVDSDIANDCLALGAHVLLNVEALPTAHDIPAFIECDNDTDPNNGFLFNTANLETDLLNGQSLTDVSVTYFDSLGNQLTDFDGNLISSLFPNTFLSTSQTITARVTNNNTAAPDGPCYDETTIEFRIDIQPIANPISTQIVCDGDLSDIDNDGTYPFDTSTFSSTILGTQTGMEIYFDYMNENGNLVTDSTSLPNPLISGNQTISVEVINPLNRTCIATTNIDLIVNPLPEFTINPEEIVCTSDPTFSVILDPIEANISESFTYEWVYEDGTLLSNDTILTVSIPGIYSVTLTKTDDTGCSRTLTVDVKASEKATITQDDVTIVDLSENNSVTIDPTNLGLGNYEYALGEENTSFIIYQEEPTFNNVQAGFYTIYVRDPICGIATLDISVIGHPKYFTPNGDNINDYWKIKGISNTVQPNSAVLIYDRYGKLLKQLSVQSDGWDGTFNGILLPTDDYWFRVFLQDGREFSGHFTLKR; translated from the coding sequence ATGCATTTATTAGCTTCTTATAAAAAAATATTGTTAATATTCATAATTGCCTTTACCACACAAGCCTATTCGCAATTAAGTAAAACACATTATATACCGCCATTAACCAGCGCGGAATTTGGTAATGCCAACCCAGAAGATCAATATATCTATGTATCGACACCTAGTGCTTCAGACATTCCTTTTACTATAAAGCCCGTGGGGCAACCCAACTCTAGTTATATAACGGGGAATGTTTCAAATACAAATCCACAACAAATATCTTTAGGTTCCGGAAACGGACAATTATTTATTCCTTCCTCACAAACCAGCACAGTAGTTAATAATAAAGGTTATATTATTGAAGCAGAAAGTACCATTTATGTATCTGTAAGAATGAATGCAGGAGGAGGTGCACAAGCTGGAGCTTTAGTTAGTAAAGGACTTTCTGCCTTAGGAACTACTTTTAGAGTGGGCAGTTATACCAACGAAAACCCTCAAGACAATTATTTAAATTTTGTCTCGGTTATGGCAACTGAAGATAATACCCAAGTTACTTTTAGCAATCTTCCCGCTGGTCTTGTTATAAAAAATTATAGCGGGACAACGCCTATAAATACCACTTTAAACAAAGGAGAGAGTTATACCATCGCTACAAATAGTAGCTCCTCAGTTATTAACCGTGATGGATTAATAGGAAGTTTAATAAGTTCTGACAAACCTATTGTTGTAAATTGTGGTTCAGCAAATGGTAGTTTTGGCGGCGGCGGCGGAAGAGATTATGGTATTGATCAAATTGTTGATGTCTCAAAAGTAGGTACAGAATACATTTTTGTTAGAGGAGATGGTAGTAATGATTGGGAAAATGTTTTAATCGTAGCACATACAGATAATACAAGCATTAGTATTAATGGAAATGTACCAATTGCAACTATAAATGCTGGCAGTTACTATGTTATTGAAGGTAATCAATATAATACAAATGGGAATATGTATGTTGAGACTTCTCAGCCCGCCTTTGCCTATCAAGGTGTAGGTGGATTAGGAAATAGCGGAACATCTAGTGAAGCCAACCAAGGGATGTTTTTTGTGCCTCCCTTAAGTTGCGAAGCACGAGGAAACTTAGATAATATAGCTAATATTCAAAATATTGGAAATACTATTTATGCCGGAGGTATTACCATTGTTACAAAAGTCGGAGCAACTGTCACTATTAATAATGCACCCATTTCTGTAGCCTCAAATACAGTTCCTGGAAAACCTGATTATATTACTTATAAAATAAAAGGACTTTCTGGAAACATATCTGTACAAAGTTCCGACGAATTATACTGTGCCTATTTTAATTATAATGGTGCAGCAACCTCTGGAAGCTTTTATTCCGGTTTTCCTTCGGCTCCGGAAATTAATTTTGATGCCCAATTTGCAACTTTAGGAAACTGCATTCCTAATATTACCTTAGAAGCAGCCAATACTCAGAATTTTGACAGTTTTGAGTGGTGGTTTGATGATGGAACAGGATTTCAAAATCAGTTTATAAGTACGCCTACTTTAACCCCAATGGTACCTGGGAAATACAAACTAATTGGAATAATAACTTGTACATTAGAAAGATTAGAATCAGCAGAAGTTCCGGTGAGCATATGTCCTGATGATATTGATAATGATGGTATTATTGATAATATTGATATCGATAATGATAATGATGGCATCCTTAATTGTACGGAATCAAGAGGTAATGTTACGATAAATATTGCTAACATAAATTCACCACAATTAATATTTCAAGATAGTTCTGTTGATACATCCATAACCTCTTCATCTTTCAGTCAAAATAATAGCTCTGGAAGTACAACAAACACTATAACGGGTACCAATGTTGGTGGTTTTACAAGCATAGTTCAACCTGCATCAAGCGCAGAAAGCACATATGCATTGATCTTTACAGAACCTGTAAATGTGAAATTAGAAGAAGATACAGCAATCACACATGTGATCACTTCTGGCGAATCTTTTATTGCAAAAATTTTACCCGTAAATAAAAACATCACACTTATTGACCCAGACAACCGTTTGCTAATCGACTCTAATTTTGATGGTGTTTTTGAAACAGGTATCACTCAAATTTCAGGGTCTGAAATTCATTATAAAATAAACCCTTCACCTTTAGGTAATACCCCTTATCAATTTTTCGCCAATCAAGTTGATGGATTTTCTTTTATTCATAAATTATCAAATACAACGACAGCTTCTACGTACAGCGGCACAATATCTCTTACCTGTTTTAAAAAAGATACGGATTTAGATGGTATAAAAGATGAACTTGATTTAGATAGTGATAATGATGGGCTTCCAGATATTATTGAAAATAATGGGGCACTGGTAACATTATCAAATATAGATGTAGATACTAATGGGTTAGATGATATTTTTGATATCAATGGCATTCCTTTAGATTCTGATTCTGATACTATTTTCGATTTTTACGATTTAGACAGTGATAATGATGGCATATACGATTTAATTGAATCCGGGCAACTAGGCACACTATCCGATACTAATTTGGACGGCATAGAAGATGGTCCAACTTATGGTATAAATGGATGGGCTGATGCTGCTGAAACTGCCCCAGATAGCAATATTATTGGTTATATACCTAATGACTTAGATAATGACTCGGTGCTATCTTACATTGATTTAGATAGTGATGGAGACACATGCAGCGATGTTATTGAAGCTGGTTTTTCTGATGCCAATGGAGATGACTTATTAGGGGATAATCTGGTGACGACAAATGCTTTTGGTTTAGTTACAAATGCAAGCGATGGTTATACCATTCCGAACAGTGATTATTTAGACGCTGCTCCTATATCAATTTTAACACAACCTAGTAATACAGTAGTTTGCGAATCTTCAAATACAACCATATCTATATCAACATCCACTATTGATACGATTCAATGGGAAATTAGTACCGACGGCATTAATTGGAATACAATTAGTGATAATGTGATATATAGCGGCTCTCAAACTACGAACTTAAACATAACATCGACACCATTATCATTAGACACATATCAATATCGAGCGTTCTTAAATGTTACTGGCAATAGCTGTGGGTTATATTCAGATGCCATTGAATTAACAGTAAACCCCTTACCGATTATAAATTCACCTGTTGTATTGATACAATGTGATGATGAAGACCCTACGACACTTGGCTATAGTCCTTTTAATTTAACTGAGGCTAACAATGAAATTTCTACAAATGCTTCTAATGAAACGTTTACATATTTTTTAACACAAGCAGATGCTATCTCTGGCAATACTACAAGTCCCGATTATATTGTTGATCCCACTACATTTATTAACAGGTCTATTAGTTCGGATGTTATTTGGGCACGTGTAGAATCATCCATGGGTTGTGTACAAACCGCAGAGATTCAACTAAACGTATCAACAACAGTCATTCCCTCAACATTTCTGGTAACATTTAATCAATGTGATGATTTTCTAGATATCAATGGTCTGGATACTGTAAATAATGATGATAGAGATGGTATTGCAACATTTGACTTTAGTAGTGTAACAACAACCATTATCAATTCTATACCACCAGGACAGAACCCATTACCACCTCGTTATTATAGAAATGAAACCGATGCTTTGGCAGAAATTAATGAAATCACAAATATTACAAGTTATAGAAATATAGGCTATCCAGGGTCACAATTTATATACGTGAGGGTAGATAGTGATATAGCCAATGATTGTTTGGCCTTAGGGGCACATGTGCTATTAAATGTAGAAGCTTTACCAACTGCTCACGATATTCCAGCTTTTATAGAATGTGATAACGATACAGACCCCAATAATGGATTCCTTTTTAATACAGCCAACTTAGAAACAGATTTACTAAATGGACAAAGTTTAACAGATGTGTCCGTTACTTACTTTGATTCCTTAGGAAATCAGTTAACAGATTTTGATGGAAATTTAATATCCAGTCTATTTCCAAATACATTTCTGTCAACCTCGCAAACCATTACAGCTCGTGTTACCAATAATAATACAGCAGCCCCAGATGGCCCTTGTTATGATGAAACAACTATTGAGTTTAGAATAGACATTCAACCTATAGCAAATCCAATATCGACACAAATTGTTTGTGACGGTGATTTAAGTGACATCGATAATGATGGGACTTATCCTTTTGATACTTCAACATTTAGTAGTACCATTTTAGGAACCCAAACTGGTATGGAAATCTATTTTGATTACATGAATGAAAATGGAAACCTAGTTACAGATAGTACTTCTTTACCCAATCCTTTAATTTCAGGAAATCAAACCATCTCAGTAGAGGTTATAAATCCTTTGAACAGAACTTGTATAGCAACCACAAACATTGATCTTATAGTAAACCCTTTACCTGAATTTACTATCAATCCAGAAGAAATCGTCTGTACTTCCGATCCAACATTTTCTGTAATATTAGATCCTATAGAAGCTAATATCAGTGAATCATTTACTTATGAGTGGGTTTATGAAGATGGCACCCTACTTTCTAATGATACGATATTAACAGTATCAATTCCAGGAATTTACTCAGTCACCCTCACCAAAACTGATGATACTGGTTGTTCCAGAACCTTGACTGTTGATGTAAAAGCTTCAGAAAAAGCAACCATTACTCAAGATGATGTTACCATTGTAGATTTATCTGAAAACAATTCAGTCACCATAGATCCGACCAATCTTGGACTTGGTAATTATGAATACGCTTTAGGGGAAGAAAACACTTCTTTTATAATTTATCAAGAAGAACCCACCTTCAATAATGTACAAGCAGGATTTTACACTATTTATGTTCGAGATCCTATTTGTGGTATAGCAACTTTAGATATTTCAGTTATTGGACATCCAAAATATTTCACGCCTAATGGTGATAATATTAATGATTATTGGAAAATTAAAGGCATAAGCAATACAGTGCAACCAAATAGTGCTGTTTTAATTTATGATAGGTATGGGAAATTACTAAAGCAATTATCTGTTCAATCTGATGGTTGGGACGGAACTTTTAATGGTATATTATTACCAACCGATGATTATTGGTTTAGAGTTTTTCTTCAAGATGGCAGAGAATTTTCAGGACATTTTACTTTAAAGCGATAG
- a CDS encoding T9SS type B sorting domain-containing protein has product MRSIYYILLILICGNNLMFSQQISVDSSVGLQQLIEDNLVDGCVDISNITSPVNGNAHGLPSYGYFERASSNFPFENGIMLSTGSAASGGNGVITPTLSESSTSWGTDPDLETALGTTNTVNATSIEFDIVSISNQIQFNYLFASEDYDGINPCLVSDGFVFLIREATSTGPYQNIALVPGTSDPVNTNNIRPNLLPACPPQNEQFFDGYNIGDTNYVGRSNVLTASATITPNVQYHVKIIIADQNDGTFDSAVFIEGDSFTILDLGEDIETCASATLLSADINNPLATYAWYLDNNLISGATNPTYNAIQSGTYRVVVTVDLNGTSCPEEDEINVILNSEEPITPISDYELCDDASGDGIETFDLSTKNSELANNIPFSNYTFSYHYSEAEARGDVNEITAPISNTISPQPIYVRIDDTDSNCFAYTSFNLIVNELPNINTPSDIEICDDDDSPDGFAIIEPGELTQRDDEITGGLSNLIVSYHRNPADANTGNNPITSPFANTNNATEVIYVRVINSLTGCVSTTTLLANITISPIVNRDTQYLDACDRDMDGTANFNLESVLSDIIGGLGGVTPTFHESLDDANAGTNPITNTTNYENINLEQQTIYVRIEDDTTGCATIVPLEIHTNLLLTGTDLGDFALCDTNDIEGDTLEFNLTSVESFISNDLPNPVTVTFYETEPERDSNSNPIPKGILYEATSPKTLYVSMNDGNCTEVGEITLLVNPILQFNPASPIPYCDTDDDGIVSIDLHSLDDMVTNGNANFSVTYFPSAADADSNNTTNQLPDFYTNTNATEDIYARIVNNDTGCATTNFFQIQVVLAPPANTPPPIIECDNNDGTPDGIITINLNDIIDDVVASPTNLKIDFFTTFADADSTTPTNAISAPERTAYNTSTQIIYVRVENMLSSEGCYNIVEQEIIVNTEPVIPTINSFQICQTVGGSTAEFILADKDAEILNGQTGKEVFYFEDAAFTIPIDKDNAYENTSSPQTIYVRVENITDPTCFDTSSFILQVSPNPVYNVPTPFLTCDDTSNDGIEVFDLNEKIIEIQGPTPPEVLNITFHLTLLEAENGDNPLSSPYTNTTKNQQTLFVRIESDDSLCYVVETININITAAPNITPPTTALIRCDEDYDGNTTFNLETSDLEILDERELNLGILSINYFENFEDINQDDGLDNTNEILNPSSFSSIAKTVYIKVANTLTECFSIAPLELRVNLPPAINTITTISICDNDTDTFDLSAVDTMIVDDPSLVNISYHSSQSDADNNTAPLNNIFNYTASNHTIFIRVSNMTTGCFIAPSFNLQINPNPIANPIPDLITCDDDFDGFFEFDLPSLATNTILGTQNTSDFSITFYNDFANAESGTNSIDNNYLAFDSETIYARIENNNTGCFDTTVFNTRINPLPVIPIDDVVPLCIDNLPLVISAETGNPDDTYLWSTGATTSEILLDDISDVGNYSVTVTRPYLIGGDCPYTHSFSVIESEAATINLTTTVDFADPNSITVDIDTNNIGDYVFILDDGAPQTSNIFENVTFGKHTVTVRDLKGCMDISEDVVVIDIPKFVTPNSDGFYDTWHIVGIELLPGTIVHIYNRHGKLLKTLPHTSPGWDGTYNGHNMPSDDYWFSADVIQDGNSFNLTGHFALKR; this is encoded by the coding sequence ATGAGGTCTATTTACTACATCTTGCTTATCCTTATTTGCGGTAATAACCTTATGTTCTCGCAACAAATATCTGTAGACAGTAGTGTTGGTTTACAACAACTTATAGAAGACAATTTGGTAGATGGTTGTGTAGATATTTCTAATATAACCTCACCAGTTAACGGTAATGCACATGGTTTACCTAGTTACGGCTATTTTGAACGTGCTAGCTCTAATTTCCCTTTTGAAAATGGTATTATGCTTTCAACTGGTAGTGCTGCATCTGGCGGCAATGGTGTTATTACACCTACACTTAGTGAAAGTTCAACAAGTTGGGGAACAGATCCAGATTTAGAAACTGCTCTAGGGACTACCAATACAGTTAACGCAACATCTATAGAGTTTGACATTGTATCAATATCCAATCAAATTCAATTTAACTACTTATTTGCTTCAGAAGACTATGACGGTATTAATCCTTGTTTAGTTTCAGATGGGTTTGTTTTTCTCATTAGAGAAGCTACCAGCACTGGACCTTATCAAAATATTGCTTTAGTTCCAGGCACTTCAGACCCAGTTAACACTAATAATATACGCCCTAATTTATTACCTGCTTGCCCTCCGCAAAACGAACAATTTTTTGATGGTTATAATATTGGTGACACCAATTATGTTGGCCGTAGTAATGTCCTCACAGCATCCGCAACGATTACTCCCAATGTTCAATATCATGTCAAAATAATTATTGCTGACCAAAATGATGGTACTTTTGATTCGGCAGTATTTATTGAAGGCGATAGTTTTACAATTTTAGACTTAGGTGAGGATATAGAAACCTGTGCTAGCGCAACACTTTTAAGTGCTGATATAAATAACCCTCTAGCTACCTATGCGTGGTATTTGGATAATAACCTAATAAGTGGTGCTACAAACCCTACTTATAATGCTATACAAAGCGGTACTTATAGAGTTGTAGTCACTGTAGACTTAAATGGTACGAGTTGCCCTGAAGAAGATGAAATAAATGTTATATTAAATTCAGAAGAGCCTATTACTCCTATTAGTGATTATGAATTATGTGATGATGCAAGTGGTGATGGAATAGAAACATTTGATCTTTCTACCAAAAATTCTGAATTAGCAAATAATATTCCTTTTTCCAATTACACCTTTTCCTATCATTATTCTGAAGCAGAAGCTAGAGGCGATGTTAACGAGATTACTGCCCCCATATCAAATACAATAAGTCCTCAACCAATTTATGTTAGAATTGATGATACAGACAGTAATTGTTTTGCCTATACCTCTTTTAATTTAATTGTAAATGAGCTTCCTAATATAAATACGCCTTCAGATATAGAAATTTGTGATGACGATGATTCTCCGGATGGTTTCGCCATCATAGAACCAGGTGAATTAACACAAAGAGATGATGAAATAACTGGTGGATTAAGTAACCTCATAGTATCTTATCATCGTAATCCAGCTGACGCAAATACCGGTAATAACCCCATAACATCCCCATTTGCCAATACAAATAATGCTACGGAAGTTATTTATGTTAGAGTTATAAACTCATTAACAGGCTGTGTTAGTACAACAACATTATTGGCCAATATTACTATAAGTCCAATAGTAAACAGAGATACCCAATATTTAGATGCCTGTGACAGAGATATGGACGGCACTGCTAATTTTAACTTAGAAAGTGTTCTTAGCGATATAATAGGCGGATTAGGAGGTGTCACTCCTACATTTCATGAAAGTCTTGATGATGCTAATGCTGGTACAAATCCTATTACAAATACAACGAATTATGAAAATATAAACCTTGAGCAGCAAACTATTTATGTAAGAATAGAAGATGATACAACTGGTTGTGCTACTATTGTGCCTCTAGAAATTCATACCAATCTACTTTTAACTGGTACAGACTTAGGAGATTTTGCTTTATGTGACACAAATGATATAGAAGGCGATACACTAGAATTTAATTTAACATCTGTAGAATCTTTTATCTCTAACGATTTGCCAAACCCAGTTACTGTTACATTTTATGAAACCGAGCCAGAAAGAGATAGCAACTCAAACCCTATTCCTAAAGGCATACTTTATGAAGCAACGAGCCCAAAAACATTATACGTTAGTATGAATGATGGTAACTGTACAGAAGTAGGAGAGATAACACTTTTAGTAAACCCTATATTGCAATTTAACCCAGCAAGCCCAATTCCTTATTGTGATACAGATGATGACGGTATTGTTAGTATTGACTTACATTCGCTAGATGATATGGTAACCAATGGTAATGCAAATTTTTCGGTTACCTATTTTCCAAGTGCTGCTGATGCAGATTCAAATAACACAACGAACCAGTTACCAGATTTTTATACCAATACAAACGCAACAGAAGATATTTACGCACGAATTGTAAACAATGATACAGGATGTGCTACAACTAACTTTTTTCAAATCCAAGTTGTTTTAGCACCACCAGCTAATACGCCTCCTCCAATTATTGAATGCGATAACAATGATGGCACCCCTGATGGTATAATAACTATAAATTTAAATGACATAATAGACGATGTCGTTGCAAGTCCAACCAATCTTAAAATAGACTTTTTCACAACATTTGCGGATGCAGATTCCACTACACCAACAAATGCAATTTCCGCCCCAGAAAGAACAGCTTACAATACCAGCACTCAAATTATCTACGTAAGAGTAGAAAATATGCTATCTTCCGAAGGGTGTTATAATATAGTAGAACAGGAAATTATTGTAAATACAGAACCTGTTATTCCTACCATTAATTCATTTCAGATCTGTCAAACCGTAGGTGGCAGTACAGCTGAGTTTATTTTAGCTGATAAAGATGCTGAAATTTTAAACGGTCAAACAGGCAAGGAAGTTTTTTATTTTGAAGATGCGGCTTTTACTATACCAATTGATAAAGATAATGCATATGAAAACACATCAAGCCCTCAAACCATTTATGTTCGCGTAGAAAATATAACAGACCCAACCTGCTTTGATACATCTTCATTTATATTACAAGTATCTCCAAACCCAGTTTATAATGTTCCTACACCTTTTTTAACTTGTGATGATACTAGTAATGACGGAATAGAAGTTTTTGACTTAAATGAAAAAATTATAGAAATTCAAGGACCTACCCCTCCCGAAGTTTTAAATATTACCTTTCATTTAACCCTTCTAGAAGCTGAAAATGGCGACAATCCACTGTCATCTCCTTATACAAACACAACAAAGAACCAACAAACTTTATTTGTTAGAATTGAGAGTGATGATTCATTATGCTATGTTGTTGAAACTATTAACATAAATATTACTGCAGCTCCCAACATCACCCCTCCTACTACAGCTTTAATACGTTGTGATGAAGATTATGATGGCAATACAACTTTCAATTTAGAAACATCAGATTTAGAAATTTTAGATGAAAGAGAATTAAACTTAGGAATTTTAAGCATTAATTATTTTGAAAACTTTGAAGACATAAATCAGGATGATGGATTAGATAACACGAATGAAATACTTAATCCTTCAAGTTTTAGCTCAATTGCTAAAACAGTCTATATCAAAGTAGCTAATACTTTAACCGAATGTTTTAGTATTGCTCCACTAGAATTAAGAGTAAACCTCCCACCCGCTATTAATACTATAACAACGATTTCTATATGCGATAATGATACAGATACTTTCGATTTATCTGCTGTAGACACTATGATAGTAGACGATCCGAGTTTAGTAAATATCTCGTATCATAGTTCGCAAAGCGACGCAGATAATAATACAGCGCCATTAAATAATATATTCAACTATACGGCTAGTAATCATACTATATTTATTAGAGTTTCAAATATGACTACAGGCTGTTTTATAGCCCCTTCATTTAATTTACAAATAAATCCAAATCCAATTGCAAACCCTATACCAGATTTAATTACTTGTGATGATGACTTTGATGGTTTTTTTGAATTTGATTTACCCTCATTAGCCACCAATACTATTTTAGGAACTCAAAACACTTCAGATTTTAGTATTACATTCTATAATGATTTTGCTAATGCTGAAAGTGGCACAAACAGTATAGACAATAATTATCTCGCATTTGATAGTGAAACCATATACGCTCGGATTGAAAATAATAATACAGGATGTTTTGATACAACAGTATTTAATACGCGTATAAACCCTTTACCCGTTATTCCAATAGATGATGTGGTTCCACTATGTATAGACAATTTACCTTTAGTAATCAGTGCAGAAACTGGCAATCCAGACGATACCTATTTATGGTCCACAGGAGCAACAACGTCAGAAATATTATTAGATGATATCAGTGATGTTGGTAATTACTCCGTAACAGTGACCAGACCGTATTTAATAGGCGGGGATTGCCCGTACACACATTCTTTTTCCGTTATAGAATCTGAAGCTGCTACAATAAACTTGACTACAACAGTTGATTTTGCAGATCCAAATAGTATTACTGTTGATATTGATACTAATAATATTGGTGATTATGTATTCATACTGGATGATGGAGCCCCACAAACATCTAATATTTTTGAAAATGTAACATTTGGTAAACACACCGTTACTGTTAGAGATCTAAAAGGATGTATGGACATATCAGAAGATGTTGTTGTTATAGATATCCCAAAATTTGTCACTCCAAATAGTGATGGTTTTTATGATACTTGGCATATTGTAGGTATTGAACTGTTACCAGGTACGATTGTACATATTTACAATAGACATGGTAAACTCCTTAAAACCTTACCGCACACATCTCCAGGGTGGGACGGCACCTATAATGGACATAATATGCCTTCTGATGATTATTGGTTTTCAGCCGATGTCATTCAAGATGGTAATTCTTTTAATCTCACAGGACACTTTGCACTAAAACGTTAA